A stretch of the Hippoglossus hippoglossus isolate fHipHip1 chromosome 1, fHipHip1.pri, whole genome shotgun sequence genome encodes the following:
- the uso1 gene encoding general vesicular transport factor p115 isoform X7, which produces MNFLRGVIAGQAAGPQPSGAETIQKLCDRVASSTLLEDRRDAVRALKSLSKKYRMEVGTQAMDHLINILQTDRSDSEILGYALDTLYNIICNDEEEEQDENAQKQADDLGAQFTDTFIQEPEHVTLLLSLLEEFDFHVRWPGVKLLTALLKNQCTQVQGVILVSPMGVSRLMDLLADSREVIRNDGLLLLQQLTKSNAAIQKIVAFESAFERLLDIITEEGSSDGGIVVEDCLLLLLNLLKNNSSNQNFFKEGSYIQRMKPWFEVGDDNSGWSAQKVTNLHLMLQLVRVMVSPVNSPGATASCQKSMYQCGLLQQLCTILMATGVPADILTETINTVSEVIRGSQVNQDYFASVNAPSNPPRPAIVVLLMSMVNERQPFVLRCAVLYCFQCFLYKNQKGQGEIVATLLPSTIDANSISAGQLLCGGLFSADSLSNWCAAVALAHALQDNLTQKEQLLRVQLATSLGKPPVSLLQQCTNILSQGSKVQTRVGLLMLLCTWISNCPIAVTHFLHNQENVPFLTAQISENLGEDERLVQGLCALLLGICIYYNDNSLENYTKDKLKQLIEKRIGKENFVEKLCFITKHELYSRAAQKPQPVFPSPEQMLFDHEFTKLVKELEGVITKAVHKSSEEEKKEEEVKKTIEQHDNIVTQYKELIREQDAQIKELKEQVDSMSSQNEQMQSTVTQQLSTIQQHKDQYNILKLKLGKENQSPSNGQGDGSQVNGLQTEELTQLREEVEELRKQQTLLQTQLGDKDALINSLKSEAAQAAEAAQTAEGSAGGSENTELLKELEALRSQVQSKSSEINQLKTERQELVRRAEAGSSDTVPSSDSSIDTAKMAELESRLAAQTTETERLKGETKGLSESRADLEQQLASATSTVAILQTEKAKLQTDVQESKKEQDDLLMLLADQDQKIHSLKQRLKGLGETVEDEDDLDARDQTDDDDEDEEED; this is translated from the exons ATGAACTTCCTCAGGGGAGTGATAGCCGGACAGGCAGCCGGGCCGCAGCCGTCCGGAGCCGAGACG ATCCAGAAGCTGTGTGACAGAGTGGCCTCCTCAACACTCCTGGAAGACCGCAGAGATGCTGTCCGGGCGCTCAAGTCTCTGTCTAAG AAATATCGCATGGAAGTTGGGACACAGGCGATGGATCACTTGATTAACATACTGCAAACAGACAG GTCTGACTCGGAAATCCTCGGCTATGCTTTGGACACACTGTACAACATCATCTgcaatgatgaggaggaagagcaag ATGAGAATGCCCAGAAGCAGGCAGATGACCTCGGTGCTCAGTTTACAGACACGTTCATCCAGGAGCCCGAGCATGTGAcgctgcttctctctctgttggaG GAGTTTGACTTTCATGTGCGTTGGCCTGGGGTGAAGCTGTTGACTGCTCTCCTGAAGAATCAGTGTACCCAGGTCCAGGGGGTCATTCTGGTCAGCCCCATGG gTGTTTCCAGACTAATGGACCTATTGGCAGACTCGAGAGAAGTAATTCGCAACGAT GGATTGCTGTTGCTTCAGCAGCTGACTAAAAGCAACGCTGCCATTCAGAAAATTGTGGCGTTTGAGAGCGCATTTGAGCGGCTCCTGGATATTATTACAGAAGAAGGTAGCAGTGATGGAG GTATCGTGGTGGAGgactgtttgctgctgctgctcaaccTGCTGAAGAACAACAGCTCCAACCAGAATTTCTTCAAGGAGGGCTCCTACATCCAGAGAATGAAGCCCTGGTTCGAGGTCGGTGACGATAACTCGGGCTGGTCTGCACAGAAGGTCACCAACCTCCACCTAATGCTGCAG CTGGTGCGAGTCATGGTGTCTCCAGTAAACTCTCCTGGTGCGACAGCCAGTTGTCAGAAGTCCATGTACCAGTGTGGCCTGCTGCAGCAGTTATGCACCATCCTCATGGCCACCGGTGTTCCTGCTGACATCCTCACTGAG ACCATCAACACTGTATCAGAGGTCATCAGGGGCTCACAGGTCAACCAGGACTACTTTGCTTCTGTCAATGCTCCTTCAAACCCACCGAG ACCAGCGATCGTGGTCCTGCTCATGTCCATGGTGAATGAGAGGCAACCATTTGTACTTCGCTGTGCAGTCCTCTActgtttccagtgtttcctcTACAAAAACCAGAAAGGCCAGGGGGAGATAGTGGCGACACTGCTGCCTTCCACTATTGATG CCAACTCCATCTCAGCGGGCCAGCTGCTGTGCGGAGGCCTCTTCTCAGCAGACTCTCTGTCCAACTGGTGTGCCGCTGTGGCCTTGGCTCACGCATTGCAGGACAACCTCACCCAGAAGGAGCAGCTGCTCAGGGTTCAACTTGCCACCAGCCTGGGCAAACCCCccgtctctctgctgcagcagtgcaCCAACATCCTCTCCCAG GGCAGTAAAGTCCAGACGAGGGTCGGCCTCCTCATGCTGCTGTGTACGTGGATCAGCAACTGTCCGATCGCTGTCACACACTTTCTACACAATCAGGAAAATGTTCCCTTT CTGACAGCTCAGATCTCAGAGAACCTGGGAGAGGATGAACGGCTGGTCCAGGGTCTGTGTGCACTTCTGCTCGGCATCTGCATCTATTACAACGACAACTCACTGGAGAACTACACCAA agatAAGCTGAAGCAGCTGATCGAGAAGCGAATTGGAAAGGAAAACTTTGTGGAGAAACTCTGCTTCATCACCAAACACGAGCTGTACTCGCGAGCGGCTCAGAAGCCACAGCCCGTCTTCCCGTCTCCAGAGCAGATGCTGTTTGACCACGAGTTCACCAAGTTGGTCAAAGAACTGGAAG GTGTTATCACCAAGGCGGTTCATAAAtccagtgaggaggagaaaaaggaagaggaggtgaagaagacaATAGAGCAACATGACAACATCGTAACTCAGTACAAAGAGCTGATCAGagaacag GATGCTCAGATCAAGGAGCTCAAAGAGCAGGTGGACTCCATGTCGTCTCAGAACGAACAGATGCAGTCTACCGTCACGCAGCAGCTGTCCACGATCCAGCAGCACAAAGACCAGTACAACATCCTCAAGCTGAAGTTAG GGAAGGAGAACCAGAGTCCGTCTAACGGTCAGGGAGACGGCTCCCAGGTGAACGGGCTGcagacagaggagctgacacagctcagagaggaagtggaggagctGCGCAAGCAACAGACACTTCTCCAGACACAACTCGGTGACAAAGACGCACTCATCAACAGCCTG AAGTCAGAGGCAGCACAGGCAGCGGAGGCAGCACAGACAGCGGAGGGGTCAGCAGGAGGATCAGAGAACACAGAACTACTCAAG gagctggaggcttTGAGGAGTCAGGTTCAGTCCAAGTCGTCAGAAATCAACCAgctgaagacagagagacaagaaCTTGTCAGGAGAGCAGAAGCTGGG TCCTCAGACACAGTCCCCAGCAGCGACAGCTCCATAGACACGGCCAAGATGGCAGAACTAGAGAGCAGACTTGCAGCCCAGAcgactgagacagagagactcaAG GGGGAGACAAAGGGCCTGTCGGAGAGCCGGGCCGACCTCGAGCAGCAGCTGGCTTCTGCCACCAGCACGGTGGCCATCCTGCAGACGGAGAAGGCGAAGCTGCAGACGGACGTTCAGGAGTCCAAGAAGGAGCAGGACGacctgctgatgctgctggcCGACCAGGACCAGAAGATCCACAGCCTCAAGCAGAGACTCAAAGGCCTGGGAGAAACG GTGGAAGATGAAGACGACCTCGATGCCAGGGACCAAACAGACGACGACgacgaggatgaagaggaggattaa